One Paenibacillus sp. FSL W8-0186 genomic window carries:
- a CDS encoding PTS system mannose/fructose/sorbose family transporter subunit IID: MTETQKTAEAGTETGKLITEKDIRRNWLTYYMVAEMGISYERLQALGFTTAMIPVLKKLYSDPEDMKEALKRHLVFYNTEAVFGSPVNGIVIAMEEQKAKGEPITDKSITGMKTGLMGPLAGIGDSIDWATLKPIIFALAATLSATGSIIGPFVLLLLPLIQIMIGLRLSVYGYRTGKASIRELLHSGRIKDLIVGASTLGLFMMGALSSTYVKLSTPLQFDFGNGNEPFVVQNILDGIIPGLLPLLAVLGLYWWLNKKSQNFTVIMLIIIAVSIIGAFTGIF; the protein is encoded by the coding sequence CACGGAAACCGGTAAATTGATTACCGAGAAGGACATCCGCCGCAACTGGCTGACCTACTATATGGTAGCGGAGATGGGCATTTCGTACGAACGGCTTCAGGCGCTCGGCTTTACAACGGCCATGATCCCGGTTCTGAAGAAGCTGTATTCCGATCCGGAGGATATGAAGGAAGCCCTGAAGCGGCATCTCGTTTTCTATAATACGGAGGCGGTATTCGGGTCGCCGGTCAATGGCATCGTCATCGCCATGGAGGAACAGAAGGCCAAGGGAGAGCCGATCACCGACAAATCGATCACCGGGATGAAAACAGGGCTGATGGGGCCGCTTGCGGGGATCGGCGATTCCATTGACTGGGCTACGCTGAAGCCGATCATCTTCGCGCTTGCGGCGACGTTGTCCGCGACCGGGAGCATCATCGGTCCCTTCGTCCTCCTGCTGCTGCCGCTGATTCAAATCATGATCGGCCTCAGATTGTCCGTGTACGGTTATCGCACTGGCAAGGCGTCCATCCGGGAGCTGCTGCACTCCGGGCGGATCAAGGATCTGATCGTCGGGGCAAGCACACTCGGATTGTTCATGATGGGGGCATTGTCGTCCACCTATGTCAAGCTCAGTACTCCGCTGCAGTTCGATTTCGGCAACGGCAACGAGCCGTTTGTGGTGCAAAACATTCTCGACGGGATTATCCCCGGCCTGTTGCCTCTTTTGGCCGTACTCGGCCTGTACTGGTGGCTTAATAAGAAGAGCCAGAATTTCACCGTCATTATGCTTATCATCATTGCTGTAAGCATCATTGGAGCCTTTACCGGTATTTTTTAA
- a CDS encoding mannitol dehydrogenase, protein MVPLQAVHFGAGSIGRGFIGDLLHDSGYEITFVDVDPAIIAQINRDKAYDLYLIEQNYLRKTIDHVSAVSSITQEQETVAALANADIITTSVWADNLPRIAPVLLKGLRARQEAGKSKVNILACENAMFNSDILKKSILELEGSLSEKELEEIASFPNTAVDRMVLEGKQEGKAVINIGQDYELVIEQNKLAEPGMKPIRNAVYTDNLQKFLERKLYIINCGHAWAGYIGHVYGYEIIQDVFHHDTLVQEVRETMLESASMLERKYGFSNQELVEYVDFAIARFQTPGIVDTINRVCRSPIRKLQADDRLVAPCLQCEEYGLKNSRLQQGIAAAFLFRNDADSQCEELRLYVEEHGIGAAITHYTGIPAATQLHEGILKHYEELYRTA, encoded by the coding sequence GTGGTACCTTTGCAAGCGGTGCATTTTGGAGCCGGCAGCATCGGCAGAGGTTTTATCGGGGATTTGCTGCATGATTCGGGATACGAAATCACCTTTGTCGATGTAGATCCCGCGATCATTGCTCAGATTAACCGGGACAAGGCTTACGATTTATATCTAATTGAACAAAATTATCTCAGAAAAACGATTGATCATGTGAGCGCCGTCTCTTCCATTACCCAGGAGCAAGAGACCGTTGCGGCATTGGCGAATGCGGATATCATTACAACCTCGGTATGGGCCGACAATCTGCCGCGAATCGCGCCCGTTTTGCTGAAAGGATTACGGGCCAGGCAGGAGGCAGGGAAAAGCAAGGTGAATATCCTTGCCTGTGAGAACGCCATGTTCAACTCCGATATTTTGAAGAAAAGCATACTGGAGCTGGAGGGAAGTCTATCGGAGAAAGAATTGGAAGAGATTGCTTCATTTCCGAATACAGCTGTCGACCGCATGGTGCTGGAGGGTAAGCAGGAAGGCAAGGCGGTCATTAACATCGGGCAAGATTACGAACTGGTCATCGAACAAAACAAGCTGGCCGAACCCGGCATGAAGCCGATTCGTAATGCCGTGTATACCGATAATCTGCAAAAATTTTTAGAGCGGAAATTGTACATCATTAATTGCGGCCATGCCTGGGCCGGCTATATCGGCCATGTGTACGGCTATGAGATTATCCAGGATGTATTTCATCATGACACCTTGGTACAGGAAGTGCGGGAGACAATGCTGGAGTCGGCGAGCATGCTGGAGCGGAAGTACGGCTTCTCTAACCAGGAACTGGTTGAATATGTAGACTTTGCGATTGCCCGCTTTCAAACGCCAGGCATCGTCGATACGATCAACCGGGTGTGCAGGTCGCCGATTCGCAAGCTGCAAGCTGACGATCGGTTGGTGGCGCCCTGCCTGCAATGTGAAGAATACGGGCTTAAGAACAGCCGATTGCAGCAAGGCATCGCCGCCGCGTTTCTCTTCCGCAACGATGCGGACAGCCAATGCGAAGAATTGCGGTTGTATGTAGAGGAGCACGGAATCGGCGCAGCGATTACGCATTATACCGGGATTCCGGCGGCGACCCAATTGCATGAGGGCATTTTGAAGCATTATGAAGAATTGTACCGGACAGCATGA
- the dhaL gene encoding dihydroxyacetone kinase subunit DhaL, translated as MEFTNQAGIAVVTAMIEAVCSNRDYLSRIDALVGDGDHGINMSKGFSMAGEELGKLDADMSEGLLTLSKVLVSKIGGSMGPLYGSFFRGMATASKDEPVINTTVMLNMLQKAYGRIAMLTNAQVGDKTLIDVLNPAVKAYEEAAAEGGNMEVCLSHMLDAAKRGLESTKEMAAKVGRGSRLGERAIGHQDAGATSCYIILEALAEASLRLVKAD; from the coding sequence ATGGAATTTACGAACCAGGCGGGCATCGCCGTAGTGACAGCCATGATTGAAGCCGTTTGCTCTAACCGGGATTATTTGAGCCGCATCGATGCCTTAGTGGGGGATGGCGATCATGGAATCAACATGAGCAAGGGCTTCTCCATGGCAGGCGAGGAGCTCGGCAAACTCGATGCCGATATGAGCGAAGGTTTGTTGACGCTCAGCAAAGTGCTGGTCAGCAAAATCGGCGGCTCGATGGGCCCCTTGTACGGCAGCTTTTTCAGGGGGATGGCCACGGCTTCGAAAGACGAACCCGTCATAAATACTACGGTCATGCTGAATATGCTGCAGAAGGCTTACGGTCGGATCGCCATGTTGACGAACGCGCAGGTGGGTGACAAAACCTTGATCGATGTACTGAACCCAGCGGTGAAGGCTTACGAGGAAGCTGCCGCTGAAGGCGGAAATATGGAGGTCTGCCTGAGTCATATGCTTGATGCTGCGAAGCGGGGACTCGAGTCCACCAAGGAGATGGCAGCCAAAGTCGGCCGCGGTAGCCGTCTCGGAGAACGCGCAATCGGGCATCAGGACGCCGGAGCGACTTCCTGCTATATCATTCTGGAAGCCTTGGCCGAGGCTTCTCTCCGGCTGGTCAAAGCCGATTAA
- a CDS encoding dihydroxyacetone kinase subunit DhaK: MQRFVNNPDFIVDDMLKGYVKAHGDTIQLSERNDRVVKTIQAPIEGKVGIVTGGGSGHEPAFLGYVGEGLVDAAAIGEVFASPPAQSFLDAIVEADSGQGVACLFGNYAGDNMNVKMAVQLAEDEGIPVKYVTATDDIASSPPETREKRHGIAGGLFMWKAGGARAAMGGSLDEVIAAAQKAVDHTRSICVGLSSCTIPAAGSPNFTIEEGMMEFGIGHHGEPGIRVEPLKTADEIAAEMTGAILQDFGFSKSEELAVMLSGLGATPLMELYVVYDKVAEILTGQGHRIDRTLIGNFVTSLDMNGLSLTIVRLDEELKELLDYPGQCPAFK; the protein is encoded by the coding sequence ATGCAGCGTTTTGTAAACAACCCCGATTTCATCGTAGACGATATGCTGAAAGGGTATGTCAAAGCTCATGGGGATACGATTCAACTGTCGGAGCGCAATGATCGTGTGGTGAAGACGATTCAGGCCCCGATAGAGGGCAAGGTTGGCATCGTGACGGGCGGCGGCAGCGGCCATGAACCGGCATTCCTCGGTTATGTCGGCGAGGGACTGGTGGATGCGGCCGCCATCGGCGAAGTTTTCGCTTCACCGCCGGCCCAGTCGTTTTTGGATGCAATCGTCGAAGCCGATTCCGGCCAAGGGGTGGCCTGCCTGTTCGGCAATTACGCGGGCGACAACATGAATGTCAAAATGGCGGTACAGCTTGCGGAGGACGAGGGAATTCCCGTTAAATACGTGACTGCGACGGACGATATCGCCTCCTCCCCGCCCGAGACAAGAGAGAAGCGTCATGGCATTGCCGGCGGCCTGTTCATGTGGAAGGCCGGAGGTGCGAGGGCGGCGATGGGCGGCTCCCTGGATGAAGTGATCGCTGCCGCGCAGAAGGCCGTCGACCATACCCGGAGCATTTGCGTCGGACTCAGCTCCTGCACGATCCCGGCAGCGGGCTCTCCCAACTTTACCATCGAAGAAGGAATGATGGAATTCGGGATCGGCCACCATGGCGAGCCGGGAATCCGGGTGGAGCCGCTGAAGACGGCGGATGAAATCGCCGCCGAAATGACCGGCGCCATCCTGCAGGATTTTGGCTTCAGCAAATCGGAGGAGCTGGCTGTCATGCTGTCCGGTTTGGGCGCGACCCCACTGATGGAATTGTATGTAGTGTATGACAAGGTGGCGGAAATCCTGACGGGACAGGGCCACCGGATCGATCGCACCTTGATTGGGAACTTCGTGACTTCCCTGGATATGAACGGCTTGTCGCTAACGATTGTACGGCTGGATGAGGAACTGAAGGAGCTTTTGGATTATCCGGGGCAATGCCCTGCCTTCAAATAA
- the hxlA gene encoding 3-hexulose-6-phosphate synthase produces MKLQLALDELRLEEALEFAEKVKDYIDIIEIGTPFVIAEGMNAVKRFKERFPDKEILSDEKIMDGGFFESKLAFDAGAEYVTALGVTDILTIKACLKAANEFGKQLVVDMICVDDLPAKIDELEQLGVHVLAVHTGADQQAAGRQPIDDLKVMKAHAKSAKIAVAGGINSRTIAQYVALEPDIIIVGTGITHAEDPVKEARLIKEAIERRA; encoded by the coding sequence ATGAAGCTGCAGTTGGCTTTGGATGAGCTGAGGCTGGAGGAAGCGCTGGAATTTGCCGAGAAGGTCAAAGACTATATCGACATTATCGAGATCGGAACTCCCTTTGTCATCGCCGAGGGCATGAATGCGGTTAAAAGATTCAAGGAGCGCTTTCCGGACAAGGAAATTTTGTCTGATGAAAAAATTATGGATGGTGGCTTTTTTGAATCGAAGCTCGCTTTTGACGCTGGAGCCGAATACGTGACAGCGCTTGGGGTTACCGATATATTGACCATCAAAGCCTGCCTGAAGGCCGCAAACGAGTTCGGCAAGCAATTGGTGGTCGATATGATATGCGTGGACGATTTGCCGGCCAAGATCGATGAGCTGGAGCAGTTGGGCGTCCATGTGCTGGCCGTTCATACGGGGGCTGACCAGCAGGCGGCCGGCAGACAGCCGATTGATGATCTGAAGGTGATGAAGGCGCATGCCAAGTCGGCCAAGATCGCTGTTGCCGGGGGTATTAACAGCCGCACGATCGCTCAATACGTTGCGCTGGAGCCCGATATCATTATCGTGGGCACCGGGATTACCCATGCAGAGGATCCGGTCAAGGAAGCCCGGTTGATTAAGGAAGCGATAGAACGGAGAGCCTGA
- the hxlB gene encoding 6-phospho-3-hexuloisomerase, producing MKPCSNLLAILEELSENAKRVNGEEVDTVKKLISEAKRVFVAGAGRSGFAARGFANRLMHLGYSSYFVGEPTTPSIQQGDLLIIGSGSGETASLKAMAQKAVEQGAKLATLTIFPSNTIGSMAAACIKIPGITSKVEEEGDNAKSIQTKGSSFEQLSWLIYDSIIIDLKRETGQTDADMFARHANLE from the coding sequence ATGAAACCTTGCAGTAATTTGCTGGCGATATTGGAAGAGCTTTCAGAGAATGCGAAGCGGGTGAATGGGGAAGAGGTCGACACGGTGAAAAAATTGATTTCTGAAGCCAAGCGGGTATTTGTGGCAGGGGCCGGCCGTTCCGGATTCGCGGCCAGAGGATTCGCCAATCGCCTGATGCATTTGGGCTATAGCTCGTATTTTGTCGGAGAACCTACTACACCGTCCATTCAGCAAGGCGATCTCCTGATTATCGGCTCCGGCTCTGGCGAAACCGCCAGTTTGAAGGCGATGGCGCAAAAGGCAGTCGAACAGGGAGCAAAGCTGGCTACGCTGACGATTTTTCCTTCGAATACGATTGGTTCAATGGCTGCAGCCTGCATTAAAATTCCCGGCATCACCTCTAAGGTGGAGGAAGAAGGGGATAACGCGAAGTCCATCCAGACAAAGGGATCTTCCTTTGAACAGTTGAGCTGGTTGATTTATGACAGCATCATCATTGATTTGAAGCGGGAGACTGGGCAGACCGACGCTGATATGTTTGCCCGGCATGCCAATCTGGAGTAG
- a CDS encoding LacI family DNA-binding transcriptional regulator: MKPTIRDVAKMAGVSISTVSRVMNAPDTVIESKRRRVLDAIEELQYQPNSFARGLIYKKSFTLGLLIPDIENIYYSGIIRGVQDACIRLGYSLMICNTDRDKDRLLSYIDAFHEKQVDGIVFASDIIFPEYYEKLAGSRIPFVLVSSHSYEYDIPSVEIDDKAAAYDAVKYLIGLGHTEIGMIGFNHENSIAGPPRFEGFLQALTECGLEHNVEKVKYANHRFEHAYEAAGELFAEHPGITAVFCVADEFAMGTISYLNDRNISVPEQVSVIGFDNLRVAGMYIPKLTTIAQPIYELGYRAAEKVHELVTTGSIDILREKMAHRLIVRDSCREK; the protein is encoded by the coding sequence ATGAAACCTACAATTCGGGATGTTGCCAAGATGGCAGGAGTATCCATCAGCACGGTATCACGTGTTATGAACGCCCCGGATACAGTGATTGAGAGTAAACGGAGGCGGGTGTTGGATGCGATCGAGGAGCTGCAGTATCAGCCGAACTCTTTTGCACGGGGCCTGATTTACAAGAAGTCATTTACGCTGGGCCTGCTGATCCCTGATATCGAGAACATTTACTATTCCGGCATCATTCGGGGAGTGCAGGATGCCTGCATCAGGCTTGGCTACAGTCTTATGATTTGCAATACGGACCGCGACAAGGATCGTCTGCTGTCCTACATCGACGCGTTTCATGAGAAACAGGTGGATGGTATCGTTTTTGCTAGTGACATTATTTTTCCAGAGTATTACGAGAAGCTGGCCGGCAGCCGAATCCCGTTTGTTCTTGTCTCCTCCCACTCCTATGAATATGACATTCCGAGCGTGGAGATTGATGATAAGGCGGCGGCATATGATGCGGTCAAATACTTAATTGGGCTTGGCCACACTGAAATCGGCATGATTGGCTTCAACCATGAGAATTCCATAGCCGGACCGCCACGTTTCGAAGGTTTTTTGCAAGCGCTTACGGAGTGCGGACTGGAGCATAACGTGGAGAAGGTCAAATATGCGAACCACCGTTTTGAGCATGCGTATGAGGCAGCCGGCGAATTGTTTGCGGAGCACCCGGGCATCACCGCGGTTTTCTGCGTAGCCGACGAGTTCGCTATGGGGACAATATCTTATTTGAACGATCGGAATATCAGCGTTCCGGAGCAAGTATCCGTTATAGGCTTCGATAACCTGCGGGTAGCGGGCATGTATATTCCAAAGCTGACGACGATTGCGCAGCCGATCTACGAGTTGGGTTATCGCGCGGCAGAGAAGGTGCATGAACTGGTCACGACAGGAAGCATCGACATTTTACGAGAAAAAATGGCCCATCGGCTCATTGTACGGGATTCCTGCCGAGAAAAGTAA
- a CDS encoding ABC transporter substrate-binding protein, with protein MKNAVGRKMSLLLVLLLSFTMVLSACGGGGNTPKSEPPANTGGNNQGAANEGSSNENLSPLELALKGEYKGTKVTMFGPFVDADQVKFESSIKEFEEKTGIDIQYEGSKEFEATINIRVDGGNAPDIADFPQPGLLASIAKTGKVIDLTNILDQDKLKANYNQSWLDMGTMDGKDGKILAGIWNRSNVKSLVWYPKKQFEEAGYKIPETWDEMMALTEQIAKDGDPAWSIGIESGAATGWTATDWVEDIMLRTTTPENYDKWVNGELPFTSPEVKRAVEIMSDIWMNKDYVYGGTKSIVTTAFGDAPAPMFTDPPKAWFHRQGNFITSFFPETAKVDEDYDWFYLPSIDEEYGKPVLVAGDIYAMFNDRPEVRAVMEFFTTGESIKTWVQSGGVIAPMNDASLDWYSSESDRRMAKLVQDASTLRFDGSDLMPGKVGAGTFWKGMTDYVSGTASLDDALKQIQSGWDN; from the coding sequence ATGAAGAACGCTGTAGGACGAAAAATGTCATTGCTTCTCGTACTATTGCTGTCATTTACGATGGTGCTGAGCGCCTGTGGCGGGGGCGGCAATACGCCGAAAAGTGAGCCGCCAGCGAATACAGGGGGCAACAACCAGGGAGCAGCAAACGAAGGCAGCAGCAACGAGAATCTGTCGCCTCTGGAGCTTGCGCTGAAGGGCGAATACAAAGGAACGAAAGTAACGATGTTCGGTCCGTTCGTAGATGCTGACCAAGTGAAATTCGAAAGCAGCATTAAAGAATTCGAGGAGAAAACCGGGATCGACATTCAATACGAAGGCTCCAAAGAATTCGAAGCGACGATCAATATCCGCGTAGACGGCGGAAATGCTCCGGACATCGCTGACTTCCCGCAGCCGGGTCTGCTGGCTTCTATCGCAAAAACGGGGAAAGTCATCGACTTGACCAACATTCTTGACCAGGACAAATTAAAAGCGAACTACAACCAAAGCTGGCTGGACATGGGAACGATGGACGGCAAAGACGGCAAAATTCTGGCGGGGATCTGGAACCGCAGTAACGTGAAGAGCTTGGTATGGTATCCGAAGAAGCAGTTCGAAGAAGCAGGATACAAAATTCCTGAGACATGGGATGAAATGATGGCCTTGACCGAGCAAATCGCCAAAGACGGCGACCCTGCTTGGAGTATCGGTATCGAGTCCGGTGCAGCCACAGGCTGGACAGCTACGGACTGGGTGGAGGACATCATGCTCCGCACTACAACTCCAGAGAATTACGACAAGTGGGTAAACGGCGAGCTTCCGTTCACATCTCCTGAAGTGAAGCGTGCTGTAGAAATTATGTCTGACATCTGGATGAATAAAGATTATGTATACGGCGGCACGAAATCGATCGTAACTACGGCATTCGGTGATGCTCCGGCTCCAATGTTCACGGACCCTCCAAAAGCCTGGTTCCACCGTCAAGGCAACTTCATCACCAGCTTCTTCCCAGAAACGGCTAAAGTGGATGAAGATTACGACTGGTTCTACCTGCCATCTATTGATGAAGAATACGGCAAGCCAGTACTTGTAGCGGGCGATATTTACGCGATGTTCAACGATCGTCCGGAGGTTCGCGCGGTCATGGAATTCTTCACGACAGGCGAATCCATCAAAACTTGGGTTCAATCCGGCGGCGTTATCGCGCCTATGAACGACGCATCTCTCGACTGGTACAGCTCCGAATCCGACCGCCGCATGGCGAAGCTCGTACAGGATGCATCCACGCTCCGCTTCGACGGATCTGACTTGATGCCTGGTAAAGTTGGCGCAGGTACGTTCTGGAAGGGGATGACCGACTACGTGAGCGGTACGGCTTCCTTGGATGACGCATTGAAGCAAATTCAGTCCGGCTGGGATAACTAA
- a CDS encoding sugar ABC transporter permease — MSTQAKPRISMKAVLLSLLVLLANIAVHGLIFLFFRDSTLNPLLTAVFAVLWGVVGIYQIYYSFNWAVEQYPEHVRRKVLPYVFVGPATLVLGWLLILPALRTLYLSFFNASSDKFVGLANYAAIFTDRLLATALRNNLLWVFVGTLACVSLGLLIAILADRSSYERIAKSIIFMPMAISFVAAGVIWKFVYYYQPGDEQIGILNAIVTFFGGEPQAWTSMLQPWNNFFLIIILIWMQTGFAMVIFSAAIKGVPEDILEAARVDGAGEVKIFFGIMIPYISTTILTVTTTIIVFTLKIFDVVMVMTGGQYDTEVVATQFYRQFFMYRNFGYGSTLAIVLLIAVLPVIIINLRQFRKQGGF, encoded by the coding sequence ATGAGTACACAAGCAAAACCAAGAATTAGCATGAAAGCCGTGCTCTTATCCTTGCTTGTACTATTGGCCAATATCGCCGTACACGGTTTGATATTCTTGTTTTTCCGCGATTCGACGCTTAATCCGCTGCTCACGGCCGTATTCGCTGTGCTATGGGGAGTCGTCGGCATCTATCAAATCTACTATTCGTTTAACTGGGCGGTGGAGCAGTACCCGGAGCATGTCCGCCGGAAAGTTCTGCCTTACGTCTTCGTCGGTCCGGCAACCCTTGTCCTGGGATGGCTGCTTATTCTGCCTGCATTGCGGACGCTATATTTAAGCTTCTTCAATGCCTCCTCGGATAAGTTCGTCGGTCTGGCCAACTATGCAGCTATTTTTACCGACCGCCTGCTCGCGACGGCGCTGCGCAACAACCTGCTATGGGTGTTCGTCGGGACGCTGGCCTGCGTAAGCCTGGGTCTGCTGATTGCGATTCTGGCTGACCGCAGCAGCTACGAGAGAATCGCTAAGTCGATAATCTTCATGCCGATGGCGATTTCCTTTGTGGCTGCCGGCGTTATTTGGAAGTTCGTTTACTACTATCAGCCTGGCGATGAACAAATCGGGATATTGAACGCAATTGTTACATTTTTTGGCGGTGAGCCGCAGGCCTGGACAAGTATGCTCCAGCCATGGAATAACTTTTTTCTGATTATCATCCTGATTTGGATGCAGACGGGATTTGCGATGGTTATTTTCTCCGCCGCAATCAAGGGCGTCCCCGAGGATATTCTGGAGGCGGCGCGCGTGGACGGTGCGGGAGAAGTCAAGATTTTCTTCGGCATTATGATTCCATATATCTCTACGACGATTTTGACGGTCACTACGACCATTATTGTATTCACTTTGAAAATATTTGACGTCGTCATGGTGATGACGGGAGGTCAATACGATACAGAGGTTGTTGCGACGCAGTTCTACCGGCAGTTTTTCATGTACCGCAACTTCGGTTACGGCTCTACGCTGGCTATCGTGCTGCTGATCGCGGTCTTGCCTGTAATCATTATCAATTTGCGCCAGTTCCGCAAGCAGGGGGGATTCTAA
- a CDS encoding carbohydrate ABC transporter permease: protein MVGRKKRKGNKTVVNVVLGIICFIWLLPTLGLFISSFRPAADILQTGWWKVFPHQEWKAGETVQLSKDVDLREPIEVNGTTYTDDQLKAGVTEGDKRLVWENRRARTINMQERGWEVKPDFTLDNYKNVLSGKEYKLKLGDGSETVQKGTGLSQAFWNTLTIAVPATIIPVLIASFAAYAFAWLRFPGRKTLFVIIIAMLVIPIQVALIPILKDYTALGLNGSYLGIWLAHTAFGLPLVTYFMYNFISQLPKDLFESAFIDGASHFTIFSRLILPLSVPALASIAIFQFLWVWNDYLVSLIFIGNQPNVQVMSMKIADLVGSRGNDWHLLTSAAFISMLMPLTIFFLLQKYFVKGLMGGSVKG, encoded by the coding sequence ATGGTCGGCCGTAAAAAGAGAAAAGGAAACAAGACCGTAGTCAACGTTGTGCTCGGCATCATCTGCTTCATCTGGCTGCTCCCGACGTTGGGACTCTTCATCTCCTCGTTCAGGCCTGCGGCGGATATTTTGCAGACCGGCTGGTGGAAGGTGTTCCCCCACCAGGAATGGAAGGCCGGAGAAACAGTGCAGTTGTCTAAGGACGTCGATTTGCGCGAGCCGATCGAGGTCAATGGCACAACCTACACGGATGACCAGCTGAAGGCTGGCGTTACTGAGGGCGACAAACGCCTCGTATGGGAGAACCGCAGAGCCCGTACGATCAATATGCAGGAGCGCGGCTGGGAAGTGAAGCCTGATTTTACGCTGGACAACTATAAGAACGTGCTGTCCGGGAAGGAATACAAGCTGAAGCTCGGGGACGGCAGCGAAACGGTGCAAAAAGGAACCGGCCTGTCCCAGGCCTTCTGGAACACGCTGACAATAGCCGTGCCGGCGACCATTATTCCGGTACTGATCGCTTCGTTCGCGGCATACGCCTTTGCTTGGCTGCGATTCCCGGGCCGGAAGACGCTATTTGTCATCATCATCGCCATGCTCGTCATTCCAATTCAGGTCGCGCTTATTCCGATCCTGAAGGACTACACGGCGCTTGGCCTAAATGGCAGCTACCTGGGCATTTGGCTGGCGCATACCGCGTTTGGTCTGCCGCTTGTGACGTACTTTATGTATAACTTCATCAGCCAGCTGCCTAAAGATTTGTTCGAGTCGGCGTTTATTGACGGCGCTAGCCATTTTACGATTTTCAGCCGGTTGATTCTGCCGCTGTCCGTACCAGCCTTGGCTTCAATAGCGATCTTCCAGTTCCTATGGGTCTGGAACGATTACCTCGTATCGCTGATTTTCATCGGCAATCAGCCGAACGTGCAGGTTATGTCCATGAAGATTGCCGACCTCGTTGGCTCGCGGGGCAATGACTGGCATTTGCTGACCTCGGCCGCATTCATTTCGATGCTGATGCCGCTGACGATTTTCTTCCTGCTGCAGAAATATTTCGTCAAAGGGCTTATGGGCGGATCGGTCAAGGGTTAA